The segment cccaatgcggattggcagacttcacatacgcagagaattaagatagatctctggtatgcaggtttcctcacgatgttttctttcaccgattgagacacgtgatattgaatttcttaaaatgcacacaactgaaaagttggaggtgcatgccccggaccggattcgaacccacaccctcaggaatcggaggcagaggtcatatccactgggctatcacgactcttacgGCTAGTAGGCCTAGccaaaaactaaaactttcttattatctacgtgtgtgaatcggccaatccgcattgggccagcatggtggactattaacctaaccccagtcattctgagaggagattcgagctgaacagtgagccaaatatgggttgttaatgatgatatccAATTGATAGGttaatcacgtgacctatcgataacgCCTTATTTGCACGCTGATGTATCAGTAAATtgtgttggatttttttttctatagtgtaagaaccattgtaacccacagtttcattaataaattattattgacgtgacaacgtcttataaattggtttgccgggtgacacttcaagaaactgcgttacgctccgctcacgttatgcgctcacaatgagagcgagtgaataaaattttgttaatatgaaattcagtgcgagattctttgtataaattaatgttttaaatataattctttgtataaataaatgttttaaattgttactattatttcatccttcttcctactatacgaatgaatattcacattaaaattattttaccactcaaagtcgttgtcacgtaaaactttcgcccgtataccgactttacaggcaaccaatttttttttttttatttatttaacgaatgtcattcccatacatatttttaataaattttcgaaGAGTTAGCGTTTGAACCTAGATATAAAATTGACTTCGGCTTCCTTGTATTTTGTCTTTCTGCAAATTCCAATATTTATCACCAATATTAATCAACCTATTTCAAAGACCTTCTGTGTAGAGTTAGGCCTCCCTCCATACTGTAAGATGTAGAGTAATCGAATGTTACGAACTAGGGGtcgaggatttggaattaaacacctgGTCACTCGTATGAGACTTTATTCCATTCCTTAATCCAAGTACCAATACACATTTACAAATATACGCAATTCGttgtccaaaatcgtagccgagATCACTTTTGTCCACACTGGTAACATTTGATGGTATTTCGCTTCGCTCCGAATGTCAACTGGCCCGAGCAGCACGTCAGTCGCGTATTTATACCCGTTACAATTATTCTAGACTATTCTGGGATTCCACGAAATTCAacaaaaaagcaataaaaaagaCAACACGATATAAACAACTCAAATGGTAAACCACCCGACATGGGCGAGCGATTATGAATCGTATGTCTCTAGTAATAGGGTTCTCCGTAACaagagcttagaaccaccacaCTTCACTCAAGGCGGGTTATCCTACTATATTGCTTACTGAAACTGAAAAGATGTTGATGATATTTACCTGAGCCTGCCATAAAATCCAAGTaggtaatctatctatacttacttatattaaatctgtagagaggtagaatctgtacatgaaatatatttccaaaataactatcaagaggtaattagtgatcgatactgatgtcaaaaatgcagtcagtaaaattttcatctgtctgtctgtctgtatgtatgttcgttatagaaacaaaaactacccgacggattttaacgaaactttgtacaattattcttcatactcctggacagatcattaggagcagagcagtgaagggaaatgttgggaaaacgggagaagttactccatttttacaacgATATAttgggctggattaaagaggtctaaaggcagacgaagtcgcgggcgtccgctagttgtataatatttaagtttgtCTACCGACTACCCTTCACAGTGTACCTATATTAGTTTCAAGACGAACACATAAGTAGCACACATCCAGCAATGAATGGTTCAATTTAGTTAATTTGCATAAGTGAGCCAATAACATAACGTAACGATTGCGTAATGCTGCAGATACGTTCAGCCCACTTGCTAATCATACAGCATACTACACTGATACGTACTCGGTAttcggtatttatttatttgtttttggtATGTAGACTTCCAGccgatgccacgcggtttcacccgcgtaattccggTTTccatgagaatacgaggataaaatataacctatatgattcacattaagagtgtgcaatatgtaatttggtggttacaaatggttccggatctcagattctggaaaagttaggagtctgatatttgggtaaatgatatttcaaagtgttagcttcgttatgactatgttatgacaaaatacacaatttgtaatacttttctcgatagtttatttttttgaaaaatacatgttttgctcacaatttgctttcaatctcaggaaaagcaaacttattttcttaattttttgttttgtatagaaaattaggtatatatcttgaacatggccattttgtttttcgttatgttgtttaatttacttgcaattaggtaaaaatggttttggcgctaaAAACTttcgtcgcgcgtcaatcgctccgtgcttttcactcacgtgaaagtcataattcggcgtctcgtttgtgcttcgaattttatccatatcgtaccgacgtgctgcgcgctcttaacgaGGCTGTCTAGTGGTACCTacgataatttttaaaatcggtttaatagatcCAAAGTTTCCGAGTTTATACCTACTggttacgaaaaaaaaacacgtgCGTTACGgaacgctcgacagaagtgaagctgccgtatgcgtgagagaaaggccAGCCAGACAGTGTggcaccgtaacgcgttacgttacgaagcttttaccataagaagttatcacttcaataaaCTTACATcacaaatgcgaaaggtcattcatcacgaaatctcgaaaaccgttgaacaaagatgaaatttggcagggaggtagtttatagatagtagacgtccgctaagaacagattttgtgacagggcccgattcatcatcatcatcatcatcatgtcagccgatggacgtccactgcaggacataggccttttgtagggacttccaaacatcacgatactgagccgcctgcatccagcgaatccctgcgactcgcttgatgtcgtcagtccacctggtggggggtcggccaacactgcgcttactagtgcggggtcgccattccagcactttgggaccccaacgtccatcggctcttcgaactattgccacttcagcttcgcaactcgttgagctatgtcggtgactttggttcttctgcggatctcctcatttctgattcgatcacgcagagatactaatTAAGGAGgaggccggattaaggaggtcttaaggcggacgaactcgcgggcgtccgctagtacactTAATAAACATGAATACCTAAGACTATGCTATTGGTGGTGCACCGTAGGACGCATTCCCACTCGTTGCATGTAGCCTTGAGATAACTTGCTTTGTTAGAAGCGATTTTAATTATTGCTACAAAAACGTATGGATTGGATCTTTCTTCGGGAGTCTTTGTTTCCGGATTCTTACAACTTTGCCACCTTAAAGACAAAAATGAATACCTAAGCACCGTGTGTCTTACCTGCATGttgtcaattattttaaataagaaataggctcgtgtggcgcagtgggtagtgactctGCGTCTGCTCTCTACATCCACGGACGTGGGCTTGATTCCCAAAACTTTAAAACAtgtgtgtgatgagcatgggtattCTCCAGTGCTATGCGCCAGTGCTCCATAATAGAGCCGTGGtcacccagtggatatgacctctgcctccgattccggagggtgtgggtttgatccggtccggcgcatgcacctccaacttttcagttgtgggcattTTAGGAATCTAAATtcacgacggcctccgtggcgcagtggtatgcgcggtgaatttacgagacggaggtcctgggttcgatccccggctgggccgattgaagttttcttaattggtccaggtctggctggtgggattattggcctaacccctctcagtctaagagcagacacgagctcagcagtgagccggatataggttgataatgatgattattttccGAGAAAGCTTAAGATTCTTATCAACAAAAGCTGAATATAATTAGTCCCTAAAACGTTTTATTACACCAAGGTCATAGATAACAAGAACATACATATGTATGTGCTAATCTTATCACACGCGTTCTGTTGCTGcatgaaattaaatgttttatttagcaTATTTTATCGTTTTATAATTGTAACCAGCGCATCTACCTATTGACTgcgcatacaaaatatttacaaacatcAAATAAATGGTAATCTTGAATATTGAAggttaaatacaattttagttTCACTTTTTGTTGCTAAACAGCACGGCTTAAAAGTCATATACCTACCATACGAGCAGACAGCCGCTACTTCGTCCTCCCTTTGACTCTACTCTGGACTATTTGTCGTACCTAGGTACTTCTATGGtatttacataaatacctaTATGTATACTAATGCTCCGCATATCGAAAAGAAGTGTTATTAATCTTTCAGACAAAACTGGATAACATTTCCTAACAAATGCCTTCCTCCTTTCCTCCTCCTGAGGAGGAAATAATGCTAATGTGTCGAAGGTCACCTAAACCAGTTCTCTGCTCTTTCAGAACTCCATGGTGCAGCGAAGGAAACGGTGACTCTCGCGGAGCAGCGCTTCGTCAGCAAGCAGGACGAGTGGCAGTTTGACAGCAATTGGCAGGAGGTGCTCAACCATGCCATCATCAAGGTAACACAAACTACTACATCTTATTCCAGAAActctaaaaacaaacaatactaTAAATACATAGACTTCGGGAGATTGCATAGTGAAAATATTTCTCCCGAAAGAAACCTGAAGAAAATAGCACATATCTATTAAttacttcaaaattaaatatctattaaatGCTTCTAAATTAAAGCTCTAGCTAAGATAAGCACGCATTTTGAAaaccatatatattttttaaatctatataaaagATCGACTCCACAATATTTTTATGACTGCTCTTTGAAGACCTGAAGAACCTGAAGGTCCTGAAGATATGTCTTATTTCATTTCTAGGTTATGGACGCAGAGAAAAGGAAAGCAGAAAGTGGTCGCGAGCATCAAAGGAAAGCTGCCGCGTATATCGCCGCTGAAAGAAAGGTATGAATACATGAATTCTGATAATTTTACtcattaataaattgttttaaaatgtttgagtaaattcaataaaaaatctcgATTTCAGGTAGCGCAACTTGAGGAGAACTTAAAACGTAATATCATCAAATCGAGAGTGTACTTCGAAGAGAAGAAACTGTGCGATGAACAGTTACAAGCACAAAATGAGAAAATAGATAAGTTACAACGTCTCATAGCAGACGCCAAGTACAGATATGCTCAATCATTAAAAGCTTTGGAGGAAATATCTGAAGAAATACATAGACGTAGAGGGGAATACCCACCAGGGAAGGACTCTATACCAGTGGGACCTAGAGAGCCAGGCGTTGGGGCAGAAAGGGATCCTATACACGACGAAACACAAATAGGCACTGAAAAAGACGACGAATCGAGCTTACAAGAACTCAGAATGCGTGTGAGAGAACTAGCTCTGAAACCTATAGACAGAACCGACGTGGAGACTGACGAAGCATGGGCTTTAGAACTAAATGAAACTATCAATAAACTAGATCAACTGTTGATGATTAAAGAAACGAATCAACAAAAAAGGTCTAAATTCACAGAAACCACTGCCAGAAACTCGAGCGCTCCATCAACTAGTACCAACACTGGCAACAAATATGACCCACCGAGTGACAATTTTAACACTGACACAAATCTATCACGCACTAAATCCATAAGTCGAGAAGTGATATATGAGAACAGTAATCCTATAAGTAAAATAGAGAAATCTAAAAGTATGATGTCGCTAGATGTGTTAGCTCTGGCTAGAGATGCGACGATCATGGATCGAGAGTCTTATTTAAAAGCAGTTATTGAAGATAAATCCCCAACGGGAACGTACACGGAAAGTAATTCTGACAGAAACGAAAGTCCAGATGATATTTTGATGGTCGAATGCGATTCCAGTGACTCGACGCAAAATCCAGTTATAAGAATGACCAGTTCTACTATCACTGACAGTGATAACAGCTAAACGTCTTTTGGAAAGTCGAATTATTCTTGTTTGACTGGAGTCAACTGGAATTCCACATGCGCGCTCTCCTTGTGAAAGTTTGTTTTAATAGTGTTGCTAAATTTTATGCAGTTTTATGTTCTGGTAACATTGTTGACttgaaaattgttattattgaatttttaaaagcttttaaagaTGAAGAAACCTTCAACAGTGACGCAAATATGTAAAATTGcaaaatcaaagaaaacaaaacaaaaatcatcattatttttgattttaagatACGCTGAATACAGTAATGGAGAGTGGCATGTATTCATTTGTCTTACGACTCGTATCCTCTTTGAGTACGTAAAggcgaaataaaattttacaaaaaaaaaattaaatgtctatGGTACTTATGAAACTTAGATTTTATTAAGCGCACATAACCGTTTGTATAGCGTTTTTGTGCACTGTGCTCTTAACTTAtcgaatttaaattgaaaaatttatcgtaccttttaaaaattcatgtcGTTCGTTCCTATTCGCAATTAGATCGTTAAACCTAAAAAATAACTCTCCTCTATTTTGTTTACGCCCACTTCTAAAGTAGTTATTAGTTGAAccatgtttaaatttaaatcgtcCACAATAATGATTAtggaataattaaaaatcactgTTAGTAAAGAGGTGTCCAGTTAAAACTAatgttttatatacttaatagatattccaacaattttttttaattgcaaatgCAATTTCAAATTGCTAACTTAACGAGCTCACAAATGCTGTTTGAAAATGCCTTGTTTTATAACCCAAGTAGTATTTACcccatttttaagttttgaatgTCTTAAATTCAGGTTTGGTGTTCTACCAAATTTTCATTCctcattaatttcaaaataaaaaaatgaacattacaatataaataaacgatgataataaatattgaaaagggtttatattcataattcatatcgagggtatattacaaaatatggttgtgtgtttttgttatatttgtaaaGTACTTGTTTTTAAGCAACTTAACAtcgaataattaaaatttattagaatATCTTTCAACTTTTGCTGGGAAAATTCAAGATGTTCTGTACTTTTTAAAAGACGAGCCATTGCAAAAATCACTGTCATGGGAGTTTTGGTTTCGCTGATAATGTTATTTAACTTGATggtaaataacattattaacgCCATTTCTATGATTTgatctaaaaactaaaaatcactgccacttgGTGTAGTGGCTTAAATTTTGAATTGTACACGAAATACATAAATGTAATTAGGCTACTGAAAAGTCTTGAATGTTAAGCCTTAATAACGTCTGACGGCTAATTATTAAACTAAGttaatttgataaattaatagttttaatttatagatacATATAAACGCTAAATTACAGTTTTAAGCCATATCAGACCACCGACATCGCTcacaaataatatgtatttttatattcacgtatgtatgtattctgatttttagaataatataatatttaaacgattataaataaaaatatgtatacaccatgtataatatataattgattTTACGTGGCACTTCAACACATTCGTACAATGTGCTTGCGTAGCGTATGTTGAACTTACAAATGACTAAAggcgatgcctcattagtgcgaCGTCGCAACGGATCAACGCCACACCTGCAGCGCATGAGGACGACGCACACACCCAGACAGTTTCAACAAATGAGCGCAGTCCTTCGCCCGTTGAAACGTCGCCTGCGACGCATCACGCAATGCATTAATGTGGcatgtcattaaaaatatttggaaaTCAACGCGTCGTCGACGCAACGCACATTTCTGGTCAGACTGACCTGCATATATGCAATGTAGACTGAAAAATCTTTATAGATAATCGAGTGTTGATTGTGTTGCTGAGATAATGTTGAAACATGAAATAAAAGGATCACTTGAAACTTATCTATGgtttttaaagatataaaaattcttttataatgTGTACAACAATAATGTTTACACGAAAATAATGtgttagatatatatatagaagtaGGACCTTGACACCATGACTTTtctatgtaatatatataaataaatggctatcaataaatatgaaaatgtgTGTAACAATATCCACTATCTAGACTACACAATGGTTGTCAAATTAAACTGATAAGACGAGATGATGTTATTAAGAGATACTTATATATCTCATAATAACACCATTTTATAAGCCAAGTTTTTACAGATGAGTTTAAACCAAACCGTTATCTGTCAATATTTTAAATGGGCAAATATTTACAAGAGTATCTAACTTTAAAATCTAGTATACATTGTCATATAGAATCTGTGCACTGGTTTTTATCATGGTCCAGATCTCTTTCTATTTTGCCTTTTAAGTTGACAGGTAAACTGAAGGTTACTCTTGCTTGTATTGTTGGTTTAAAGGAAGGTCAACAATGCTTCTAAATTGCTATGTTGTGGCAAAAGttttctcattttataaaagctgaaaatttggcAGCCTATGCATTTAGTTAGTCACAAATATGGTAGGCTATAGTTTGGACATAGTTTCAAGAGTCTAgacccaccagccaaaacaaaaagcgtattttttgttttattatgtacCATTTCGAAATTAATTTCGTCCTTGACATGTCCCAAGTTTGGGTCGTTTGGGTTCCAGGCAACCCTTCGgaaaaacaatttaagatcgATGCATTAAGTTGAGTCTGGCGATTGAGGGcgtaaaaatacgtttttttacTTTGAAACCTGTATCGTTGAAACATCCTATCTCTCAAAGACAACGCGTTTCAATTTCTATAGTTGTTTATCACAATTATTTGTCTTAGGACCACGGGcgaacaaactttcagcttttataaaatgagaacGATCTGGTTATCACAGGCCCTCATTCTTATTGTACAAATATGTGTTCAGCGATAAaccatatacaatatacatataagaaTACCTACGACTACATTCTTCATATAACTACAAATAAACTCGTGCATATCATACAATGGTGACTGGTCGATCGAACGCTACCGCATACAAACTTTGGTCGCGTTGATGTTCCTTTTACAATTTCCTCCAGTATTTCCTAATATCGAATGCACTGTATTTCGTCTTTCTGGTAAAGCACAAAATGTTTTCACCTACTTTTCTTCTAACATTTTCTg is part of the Bicyclus anynana chromosome 5, ilBicAnyn1.1, whole genome shotgun sequence genome and harbors:
- the LOC112044041 gene encoding SH3 domain-binding protein 5 homolog; its protein translation is MEESSFTIPADDNGETELDPRIQVELEKLNAATDEINKLELELDESMKTFHLLLNETSRRLQALTRRLGACVDKSRPYHDAVTAAASARADCQRAAVQFQRASELHGAAKETVTLAEQRFVSKQDEWQFDSNWQEVLNHAIIKVMDAEKRKAESGREHQRKAAAYIAAERKVAQLEENLKRNIIKSRVYFEEKKLCDEQLQAQNEKIDKLQRLIADAKYRYAQSLKALEEISEEIHRRRGEYPPGKDSIPVGPREPGVGAERDPIHDETQIGTEKDDESSLQELRMRVRELALKPIDRTDVETDEAWALELNETINKLDQLLMIKETNQQKRSKFTETTARNSSAPSTSTNTGNKYDPPSDNFNTDTNLSRTKSISREVIYENSNPISKIEKSKSMMSLDVLALARDATIMDRESYLKAVIEDKSPTGTYTESNSDRNESPDDILMVECDSSDSTQNPVIRMTSSTITDSDNS